A window from Triticum aestivum cultivar Chinese Spring chromosome 6D, IWGSC CS RefSeq v2.1, whole genome shotgun sequence encodes these proteins:
- the LOC123146203 gene encoding serine/threonine-protein phosphatase PP1 isoform X1: MDPALLDNIIARLLEVKSLKPGKNAQLSESEIKQLCAASKEIFLAQPNLLELEAPIKICGDVHGQYSDLLRLFEYGGYPPQSNYLFLGDYVDRGKQSLETICLLLAYKVKYPENFFLLRGNHECASVNRIYGFYDECKRRFSVKLWKTFTDCFNCLPVSALIDEKILCMHGGLSPELNKLDQILNLNRPTDVPDTGLLCDLLWSDPSNEAQGWAMNDRGVSYTFGPDKVAEFLEKHDLDLICRAHQVVEDGYEFFADRQLVTIFSAPNYCGEFDNAGAMMSVDETLMCSFQILKPARKMLPGSTNNKSGFKSMRGW; encoded by the exons ATGGATCCGGCGCTGCTGGACAACATCATCGCCAGGCTGCTGGAGGTGAAGAGCCTCAAGCCCGGGAAGAACGCGCAGCTGTCCGAGTCGGAGATCAAGCAGCTCTGCGCCGCCTCCAAGGAGATCTTCCTCGCGCAGCCCAACCTCCTGGAGCTCGAGGCCCCCATCAAAATCTGCG GTGATGTCCATGGCCAATATTCTGATCTCCTGAGGCTCTTTGAATATGGTGGATATCCTCCTCAGTCGAACTATCTTTTCTTGGGCGATTACGTGGACCGAGGAAAGCAGAGCCTTGAGACAATATGCCTTCTTTTGGCTTATAAGGTCAAGTACCCTGAGAACTTCTTTCTTCTAAGGGGAAACCATGAGTGTGCATCAGTAAACCGCATCTATGGATTCTATGATGAGTGCAAGCGCAGATTCAGTGTGAAACTCTGGAAAACATTTACAGACTGTTTTAACTGCTTACCGGTATCAGCGTTGATAGATGAAAAGATTTTATGTATGCATGGAGGTCTTTCCCCAGAGTTGAACAAGCTGGATCAAATACTCAACCTCAATCGCCCCACGGATGTGCCTGATACTGGGTTACTTTGTGATCTTCTTTGGTCCGATCCTTCGAATGAAGCACAAGGGTGGGCTATGAATGATCGAGGTGTCTCATATACATTTGGACCTGATAAAGTGGCTGAATTTCTTGAGAAGCATGATTTAGACCTCATCTGCCGAGCCCATCAG GTCGTTGAGGATGGCTACGAGTTCTTTGCTGATCGTCAGCTAGTAACAATATTTTCGGCACCTAATTACTGTGGAGAATTCGATAATGCTGGTGCCATGATGAGTGTAGACGAGACGCTGATGTGCTCCTTCCAAATACTCAAACCTGCAAGGAAAATGTTGCCTGGTTCAACTAATAACAAGTCTGGCTTCAAG TCAATGAGAGGATGGTGA
- the LOC123146203 gene encoding serine/threonine-protein phosphatase PP1 isoform X2 has product MDPALLDNIIARLLEVKSLKPGKNAQLSESEIKQLCAASKEIFLAQPNLLELEAPIKICGDVHGQYSDLLRLFEYGGYPPQSNYLFLGDYVDRGKQSLETICLLLAYKVKYPENFFLLRGNHECASVNRIYGFYDECKRRFSVKLWKTFTDCFNCLPVSALIDEKILCMHGGLSPELNKLDQILNLNRPTDVPDTGLLCDLLWSDPSNEAQGWAMNDRGVSYTFGPDKVAEFLEKHDLDLICRAHQVVEDGYEFFADRQLVTIFSAPNYCGEFDNAGAMMSVDETLMCSFQILKPARKMLPGSTNNKSGFKCEWQYQNKDTIAGPLKWRGGIVNFQLINLIYKFQGNESLCA; this is encoded by the exons ATGGATCCGGCGCTGCTGGACAACATCATCGCCAGGCTGCTGGAGGTGAAGAGCCTCAAGCCCGGGAAGAACGCGCAGCTGTCCGAGTCGGAGATCAAGCAGCTCTGCGCCGCCTCCAAGGAGATCTTCCTCGCGCAGCCCAACCTCCTGGAGCTCGAGGCCCCCATCAAAATCTGCG GTGATGTCCATGGCCAATATTCTGATCTCCTGAGGCTCTTTGAATATGGTGGATATCCTCCTCAGTCGAACTATCTTTTCTTGGGCGATTACGTGGACCGAGGAAAGCAGAGCCTTGAGACAATATGCCTTCTTTTGGCTTATAAGGTCAAGTACCCTGAGAACTTCTTTCTTCTAAGGGGAAACCATGAGTGTGCATCAGTAAACCGCATCTATGGATTCTATGATGAGTGCAAGCGCAGATTCAGTGTGAAACTCTGGAAAACATTTACAGACTGTTTTAACTGCTTACCGGTATCAGCGTTGATAGATGAAAAGATTTTATGTATGCATGGAGGTCTTTCCCCAGAGTTGAACAAGCTGGATCAAATACTCAACCTCAATCGCCCCACGGATGTGCCTGATACTGGGTTACTTTGTGATCTTCTTTGGTCCGATCCTTCGAATGAAGCACAAGGGTGGGCTATGAATGATCGAGGTGTCTCATATACATTTGGACCTGATAAAGTGGCTGAATTTCTTGAGAAGCATGATTTAGACCTCATCTGCCGAGCCCATCAG GTCGTTGAGGATGGCTACGAGTTCTTTGCTGATCGTCAGCTAGTAACAATATTTTCGGCACCTAATTACTGTGGAGAATTCGATAATGCTGGTGCCATGATGAGTGTAGACGAGACGCTGATGTGCTCCTTCCAAATACTCAAACCTGCAAGGAAAATGTTGCCTGGTTCAACTAATAACAAGTCTGGCTTCAAG TGTGAGTGGCAGTATCAGAACAAGGATACGATAGCTGGTCCGCTAAAGTGGAGGGGAGGAATAGTTAACTTCCAGCTGATAAATCTGATATACAAATTCCAAGGAAATGAATCTTTATGTGCTTAA